In a single window of the Acidobacteriota bacterium genome:
- a CDS encoding serine/threonine protein kinase, protein MKECPACNSCYDDSARFCIQDGSSLAESLPGSRTFHNRYQLIRMIGRGRLGDVYQATDLTNQHQVSVKIIPPNLFTTREAETTFQQEVQRLINISSPYVASTFGYGLLPNAASYLVTEYIEGRTLKDELEEEKILQTSRALEVIRQSAIGLGVAHDAKVLHLDLKPGNLLLMADEVTRELQVKVVDFGLACLKDSLGGAVVTDTGSVIFRMPHYTSPEECTGQATDQRSDIYSLGIILYEMLAGRVPFSEKQPMKVILAHATKAAQPLRDLNSDVPPPVEALVMKMLAKDPAYRPQSMAAVIAAIEQVQPSKKESVMYKDAVNPQAESPQPKVEPDPASLNLPLRLTIIDTDDEGNKSRTIPGVVHDASPQGMRIQTGTVATGHLNIVKDHTVAFKNRLDIEVDIPTGTVHMDGFAVRYNRAPDGINWIVYIYIKEMPRADRRLYEAYLKTV, encoded by the coding sequence ATGAAAGAATGCCCAGCCTGCAATTCCTGCTATGACGACTCGGCCCGGTTCTGTATCCAGGATGGTTCTTCCCTGGCTGAATCGCTCCCCGGAAGTCGAACCTTTCACAATCGGTATCAATTGATTCGGATGATTGGCCGTGGCCGCCTTGGGGATGTGTACCAGGCCACCGATTTGACCAACCAGCACCAGGTTTCAGTCAAAATCATCCCACCTAATTTATTTACCACTCGTGAGGCCGAGACGACCTTTCAACAGGAAGTTCAACGGTTGATCAACATTTCCTCGCCTTATGTGGCCTCAACATTTGGCTACGGCTTACTGCCCAATGCCGCCAGTTATCTGGTGACCGAGTATATCGAAGGTCGAACGTTGAAAGATGAGCTTGAGGAAGAAAAAATTCTTCAAACATCACGGGCGCTTGAAGTTATCCGACAGTCAGCGATTGGGCTTGGGGTGGCGCACGATGCCAAAGTCCTGCACCTCGATCTCAAACCCGGCAATTTGTTGCTGATGGCTGATGAAGTCACCCGTGAATTACAGGTCAAAGTGGTGGATTTTGGGCTGGCCTGTTTGAAGGATTCACTTGGTGGAGCGGTGGTAACCGACACAGGATCAGTCATTTTCCGGATGCCCCACTACACCTCGCCGGAAGAATGCACCGGGCAGGCAACTGACCAGCGGTCAGATATTTACAGCCTGGGGATTATTCTCTATGAAATGCTGGCCGGGCGCGTGCCATTTTCTGAAAAGCAGCCCATGAAAGTCATTCTGGCGCACGCCACCAAAGCTGCTCAGCCGTTGCGTGACCTCAATTCTGATGTTCCACCCCCAGTTGAAGCCCTGGTAATGAAGATGCTGGCCAAAGATCCGGCCTATCGTCCGCAATCAATGGCGGCGGTCATTGCCGCGATTGAACAGGTACAGCCCAGTAAAAAGGAATCAGTAATGTACAAAGACGCTGTCAACCCACAGGCTGAATCACCCCAGCCGAAAGTCGAGCCTGATCCAGCTTCGCTCAATTTGCCGCTTCGGTTAACAATCATTGATACTGATGATGAAGGCAACAAATCACGAACCATCCCAGGTGTGGTCCATGATGCCTCGCCACAGGGAATGCGCATCCAGACCGGTACAGTGGCAACCGGCCATCTCAACATTGTCAAAGATCACACCGTGGCGTTTAAAAACCGGCTCGACATCGAGGTGGACATTCCCACCGGGACGGTTCACATGGATGGCTTTGCTGTCCGATACAACCGGGCTCCGGATGGAATCAACTGGATTGTGTACATTTATATCAAGGAAATGCCCCGTGCTGATCGGCGGCTGTATGAAGCGTATTTGAAGACGGTTTAA
- a CDS encoding Holliday junction resolvase RecU produces MSHPMRRRGADVGSGFQEALNRTNEAYEKAGLACITRKAIPGKYTVSRENKRRGLSLPSVEGLNVLQSGARLSAGDLQNILKSEGARDPRQFVPESRAEPDYGGCIAPTGRAIYYDAKSTSREQLDFDNLHPHQVSYLERTAAVGAVAGFLVEFSAHQKVFFIPIQVLLKFKASTTRKSVPYRFFEENLIPVKPGKGLLIYDYLQTIADQEAKYGKDFSGLKASG; encoded by the coding sequence ATGTCTCACCCCATGCGACGGCGAGGCGCCGATGTTGGCAGCGGATTTCAGGAAGCCCTGAACCGCACCAACGAAGCCTATGAAAAAGCAGGTCTGGCCTGCATTACCCGCAAGGCAATCCCTGGAAAATACACGGTTTCCCGTGAAAACAAGCGGCGGGGGCTCTCACTCCCGTCGGTTGAAGGGCTCAATGTGCTCCAATCTGGGGCCAGGCTGAGCGCGGGTGATTTGCAGAATATTCTCAAATCGGAAGGTGCTCGCGACCCACGCCAGTTTGTCCCCGAATCGCGTGCCGAACCCGATTACGGCGGATGTATTGCACCAACGGGGAGAGCGATTTATTACGACGCCAAAAGCACCAGTCGTGAACAGCTTGATTTTGATAACCTTCACCCGCATCAGGTGAGTTATCTCGAACGAACCGCCGCCGTCGGCGCCGTAGCTGGGTTTCTGGTCGAATTTTCCGCCCATCAGAAAGTGTTTTTTATCCCAATCCAGGTATTGCTGAAATTTAAAGCGTCAACCACACGCAAAAGCGTTCCCTATCGCTTCTTTGAAGAAAACCTGATTCCGGTCAAGCCTGGAAAAGGGTTGTTGATTTATGACTATCTGCAAACCATTGCCGACCAGGAAGCAAAGTATGGGAAGGACTTTTCGGGGCTGAAGGCATCGGGCTGA
- a CDS encoding LOG family protein, whose product MSRFVVGVMGAGENARPEDVANAHRLGELLAREGWVVLSGGRTAGVMDAVNRGAKSVPGSLTIGILPSRDSVASEFVDVAIVTDLGNARNNVNVLSSQVVVVCGKGEAGTVSEIALALKARKPVVLCLAASDEAQLYEAFLKELGRDLLTICRAPEAVIEQVKFVQSQLHT is encoded by the coding sequence ATGTCAAGATTTGTCGTCGGTGTGATGGGCGCCGGAGAGAATGCCCGTCCTGAAGATGTCGCAAATGCTCACCGGCTTGGGGAACTCCTTGCCCGCGAAGGCTGGGTCGTTCTTTCGGGTGGGCGGACGGCGGGTGTGATGGACGCCGTCAACCGGGGTGCCAAATCCGTGCCTGGAAGCCTGACGATTGGGATCTTGCCGTCGCGTGATAGCGTCGCTTCAGAGTTTGTGGATGTGGCCATTGTGACCGATTTGGGCAATGCCCGAAACAACGTCAACGTGCTCTCCAGTCAGGTCGTGGTGGTCTGCGGCAAAGGCGAAGCTGGAACCGTTTCAGAAATTGCACTGGCACTCAAAGCCCGAAAACCGGTTGTCCTCTGTCTGGCTGCGAGCGATGAAGCTCAATTGTATGAAGCATTTCTAAAAGAATTAGGCCGTGATTTATTGACGATTTGCCGGGCTCCCGAAGCTGTGATTGAGCAGGTGAAGTTTGTACAATCTCAACTACACACCTAG
- a CDS encoding aldehyde dehydrogenase family protein — protein sequence MSHEHKFLIGTSWRTSPEVTEIRAPFDQSVVGITYQAMETDVQDAIVASVEGFDALKRLGSYERSGLLNRIAAGITAQAEEFAQTLAAEAGKPIKAARVEVERSAFTFSIAAEEARRINGEYIPLDWAATSAGRFGIVRRFPIGPITGISPFNFPINLVAHKVAPALAAGNSIIIKPSPQTPLTALKLAEIVESAGAPAGSLTVLPCPIEYATPLITDDRIKMLTFTGSAQVGWKLKSLAGKKKVTLELGGNAGVIVHSDADLEHAASRAVIGGFGYAGQVCISVQRILVHRPVFNRFLDLFVPKVEALTIGNPLDETTDVGPLINETAAVRVEHWIQEAVAGGATCLTGGKRDGSCVTPTVLTNTDPEMRVNCQEIFGPVVTIEGYDEFEQAVESINASPFGLQAGIFSNDMQAVLKAYETLEVGGLIVGDIPTYRIDHMPYGGVKDSGFGREGLKYAIEEMTEPRLLVVCR from the coding sequence ATGTCACACGAACACAAATTCCTGATTGGCACCTCCTGGCGAACGTCGCCGGAAGTTACTGAAATTCGTGCACCTTTTGACCAGAGCGTGGTGGGAATCACCTATCAGGCGATGGAAACCGATGTGCAAGATGCCATTGTGGCTTCAGTTGAAGGATTTGACGCCTTGAAGCGCCTGGGCAGTTATGAGCGTTCTGGATTGCTCAATCGCATTGCCGCCGGAATCACCGCCCAGGCTGAAGAATTCGCCCAAACATTGGCCGCTGAAGCGGGAAAACCGATCAAGGCCGCGCGGGTTGAAGTCGAACGTTCGGCGTTTACCTTCTCAATCGCCGCCGAAGAGGCCCGCCGGATCAACGGCGAGTACATTCCACTTGATTGGGCGGCAACTTCGGCGGGCCGGTTCGGGATTGTCCGGCGGTTTCCGATTGGACCAATTACCGGGATTAGCCCGTTTAATTTCCCAATTAACCTGGTGGCTCACAAAGTGGCCCCGGCCCTGGCTGCCGGGAACTCAATCATCATCAAACCATCACCTCAAACACCGCTCACAGCACTCAAACTGGCTGAAATCGTCGAATCGGCTGGCGCCCCAGCGGGCTCACTGACGGTGCTTCCCTGCCCGATTGAGTATGCAACGCCCTTGATTACCGATGACCGCATTAAAATGCTGACCTTTACCGGCAGTGCCCAGGTTGGCTGGAAACTCAAAAGCCTGGCTGGCAAGAAGAAAGTGACGCTGGAGCTTGGTGGAAATGCCGGAGTGATCGTCCACTCGGATGCAGATTTAGAACACGCGGCGAGTCGGGCTGTCATTGGCGGGTTTGGCTACGCCGGGCAGGTGTGTATTTCGGTCCAGCGAATTCTGGTTCACCGCCCTGTGTTCAATCGTTTTCTCGACCTGTTCGTCCCCAAAGTCGAAGCGCTCACCATCGGCAATCCACTTGATGAAACCACGGATGTCGGACCGCTGATCAATGAAACAGCCGCTGTTCGAGTCGAACACTGGATTCAGGAAGCCGTGGCCGGAGGCGCAACCTGCCTGACGGGTGGTAAGCGTGACGGAAGTTGTGTGACTCCAACGGTTTTGACAAATACGGATCCGGAAATGCGGGTCAATTGCCAGGAGATTTTTGGCCCGGTCGTCACAATTGAAGGCTATGACGAATTTGAGCAGGCGGTGGAATCCATCAACGCCTCCCCGTTTGGCCTGCAGGCCGGAATTTTCAGCAATGACATGCAGGCAGTGCTCAAAGCCTATGAAACCCTCGAAGTCGGCGGCCTGATCGTGGGTGATATTCCGACCTACCGCATTGACCACATGCCCTATGGCGGGGTGAAAGATTCCGGCTTTGGCCGCGAAGGTCTGAAATACGCGATTGAAGAAATGACCGAACCCCGCTTGCTGGTCGTCTGCCGGTGA
- a CDS encoding SurA N-terminal domain-containing protein, translated as MLRLMSRYKRSQNLILVGIIVVLAVGMFIAYGTPSGWSSGGSGPKVVEPVADSTVIAEVDGRDITAKDYADGIRRYLAMYQMYRSQSPSAALPTDVKGLRDRGTDKELLRSLVRDKIIEAEAERLGLTATEDELKDRIREMYSPDGKWVGYEKFKRAIERQGSTVYEFEQSLRRQITEDKLRKFVTDGIQINSKEIEENYKQSNTKLQLSFAVLEEKTYLDKVEAPTDQEIRAYFDSHKDAFRATKDQRKVQYLFISQEKAGETVPVTDEELKKEYDPEKQVKSIKVKQIVLNVLTPKDEDTVRTKANELVKRARGVDNVPAEDFDSLARGNSQDTASAPNGGDLGVVERSNVKPGDVLEQAFSLEINKVSEPIFKNNKFYIFKVSEKTPKTFEEAREALMASVRNRLSYKQASKFADSALTALTQTRDIQKSAAQVAKEMSTKDKAVNPQDLIRTTPFFSAGDDIPEIGSNPSFEEATTALTIKGDIGDKVGVRGGFAIPQLMELRKPSDPAFEDVKDKVTEKVKKEKALQMAYEEAKKLIAEAKDAAGLKAAAEAKGLKLEEAKDYVATSSLGGRVYPAVYGVAEKAKTGELLTTPFYNSFDSLTMMVAVVGVTGRTDADMSKLAEQSKGIEENLRSARAGAIFEAYLDGAKRRLKETGRLIVNQELIERILITLSQSEAQAPPQP; from the coding sequence ATGTTACGTCTCATGTCACGCTACAAGCGTTCCCAGAACCTCATTCTGGTGGGCATTATTGTGGTTCTCGCCGTCGGTATGTTTATTGCTTATGGCACTCCCAGCGGCTGGAGCAGCGGCGGCAGCGGCCCCAAAGTGGTTGAACCCGTGGCGGATAGCACTGTGATTGCCGAAGTTGATGGCCGTGATATCACGGCCAAGGACTATGCTGATGGCATTCGCCGGTACCTGGCGATGTATCAGATGTACCGCTCCCAATCGCCATCCGCGGCACTTCCCACCGACGTCAAAGGTCTGCGTGACCGTGGCACCGACAAAGAACTTTTGCGCTCTCTGGTTCGCGATAAAATCATCGAAGCCGAAGCCGAACGGCTTGGACTGACGGCAACCGAAGATGAATTGAAGGATCGGATTCGAGAAATGTATAGCCCTGACGGCAAATGGGTTGGCTATGAAAAGTTCAAACGCGCCATCGAACGCCAGGGAAGTACGGTCTATGAATTTGAACAAAGCCTGCGCCGCCAGATCACCGAAGATAAGCTGCGCAAGTTTGTGACCGATGGTATTCAGATCAATTCGAAGGAAATTGAAGAAAACTACAAGCAAAGCAACACCAAACTTCAGCTTTCGTTCGCCGTGCTTGAAGAAAAAACCTATCTTGACAAAGTTGAAGCCCCGACTGATCAAGAAATCCGGGCATATTTTGACAGTCACAAAGATGCATTCCGCGCCACCAAAGATCAGCGCAAAGTCCAGTACCTGTTCATTAGCCAGGAAAAAGCTGGTGAAACAGTGCCGGTCACGGATGAAGAACTCAAAAAAGAATATGACCCTGAAAAACAGGTCAAATCCATCAAGGTCAAACAGATTGTGCTCAATGTGCTGACGCCGAAGGATGAAGACACCGTGCGCACCAAGGCCAATGAACTGGTCAAGCGGGCACGCGGGGTTGACAATGTTCCGGCTGAAGATTTTGACTCGCTTGCTCGTGGAAACTCCCAGGACACAGCCAGCGCTCCAAATGGCGGAGATCTGGGCGTGGTCGAACGCAGCAACGTCAAACCAGGCGATGTGCTGGAACAGGCATTTTCACTTGAGATCAACAAAGTCAGCGAACCGATCTTTAAGAACAACAAGTTCTATATCTTCAAAGTGAGTGAAAAAACACCCAAGACCTTTGAAGAAGCTCGCGAAGCCCTCATGGCTTCAGTTCGCAACCGACTTTCCTATAAACAGGCTTCCAAGTTTGCCGATTCGGCTCTGACCGCGTTAACCCAAACCCGCGACATTCAGAAATCCGCCGCTCAGGTTGCCAAGGAAATGAGCACCAAGGATAAAGCGGTCAATCCCCAGGACCTCATTCGGACGACGCCGTTCTTTTCAGCCGGTGACGATATCCCTGAAATCGGAAGCAATCCGTCATTTGAAGAAGCCACCACCGCGTTGACCATCAAGGGTGACATCGGAGACAAGGTTGGGGTTCGGGGTGGATTTGCCATTCCGCAATTGATGGAACTCCGCAAACCGAGCGACCCGGCGTTTGAAGATGTCAAAGACAAAGTGACCGAAAAAGTGAAAAAAGAAAAAGCGCTTCAAATGGCTTATGAAGAAGCCAAAAAACTGATTGCCGAGGCCAAAGACGCCGCTGGATTGAAAGCCGCTGCCGAAGCCAAGGGGCTCAAGCTTGAAGAAGCGAAAGATTATGTGGCGACGTCATCACTGGGTGGCCGCGTGTACCCAGCCGTGTATGGTGTGGCTGAAAAAGCCAAAACTGGCGAACTGCTGACCACGCCGTTCTATAACTCATTTGATTCGTTGACGATGATGGTGGCCGTGGTTGGTGTCACCGGTCGGACGGATGCGGATATGTCCAAACTGGCTGAACAGTCCAAAGGAATTGAAGAAAATCTCCGCAGTGCCCGCGCTGGTGCTATATTCGAAGCCTATTTGGACGGAGCCAAACGCCGACTGAAAGAAACCGGACGGCTGATCGTCAACCAGGAACTGATTGAACGAATCTTGATTACGCTGTCTCAGTCTGAAGCCCAGGCACCACCTCAGCCGTAG
- a CDS encoding porin gives MNHYSKFHTLIQIAGFVWLCGWFGTTPIAAQSASVEIPISATEEKNTTAKSSESAASATSAELLAELKRLRETVDRLEGRIKTLESEKTEPASLPGATTQPTLSTVDAPQPSTQGEAVKDLSAADRSVLDFWNETTVNLTVDGYYGYNFNRPAGRINLLRANDVTSNSFNLNQATLVVERAPNVEAGRRFGVRLDLQYGQATETLQGSAINENRPQVYRPVLQAYGTYVFPVGKGVTVDFGKWVSALGIESNFTKDQMNYSRAFYFNFLPFYHFGFRTNYAVNDKFNVTHWLVNGANQSEDFNGFKSQALLLNFKPTSRVSWNVNYYTGLESRDTTPVLNPGAPPLPTQPGLSTDVISPVPRGRLHILDTYATWNATDKLTLAGEFDYVISRTQTFSAPSRVTGGALYARYQFTPALALAGRAEYLSDRGGLFSGVTQALKETTLTGEYKFADGFLARAEWRRDFSNQPFFLTAVPGVLKKEQNTATLGLVWWFGRKQGSW, from the coding sequence ATGAACCATTACTCCAAATTTCACACACTGATTCAGATAGCCGGATTCGTCTGGCTGTGCGGTTGGTTTGGGACAACACCAATTGCGGCTCAAAGCGCGAGCGTGGAAATCCCGATTTCTGCAACCGAAGAAAAAAACACGACGGCCAAAAGCAGCGAATCAGCCGCCTCGGCGACAAGCGCTGAACTTTTAGCGGAACTCAAACGGCTGCGGGAAACCGTGGATCGTCTCGAAGGCCGGATCAAAACGCTTGAATCTGAAAAAACAGAACCGGCATCTCTCCCAGGTGCCACCACTCAACCGACTCTTTCAACCGTGGATGCCCCTCAACCATCCACTCAGGGCGAAGCCGTCAAAGATCTCTCGGCAGCCGACCGAAGCGTGCTGGATTTCTGGAACGAAACCACGGTCAACCTCACGGTGGATGGGTATTACGGGTATAACTTCAACCGTCCAGCGGGCCGAATCAACCTGCTTCGCGCCAATGATGTCACCAGCAACAGTTTCAACCTGAACCAGGCGACGCTGGTCGTTGAACGGGCGCCGAATGTTGAAGCCGGTCGCCGGTTTGGCGTGCGCCTTGATTTACAATATGGCCAGGCGACCGAAACGCTGCAAGGAAGTGCGATCAATGAAAACCGGCCCCAGGTTTACCGACCTGTTCTGCAAGCCTATGGAACCTATGTGTTTCCAGTCGGTAAAGGCGTCACGGTTGACTTTGGAAAGTGGGTCAGTGCCCTGGGGATCGAAAGTAATTTCACCAAAGATCAGATGAATTACTCACGGGCGTTTTACTTTAACTTCCTGCCGTTTTACCACTTTGGCTTTCGCACCAACTATGCCGTCAATGACAAATTCAATGTCACCCACTGGCTGGTGAATGGTGCCAATCAAAGTGAAGATTTCAATGGCTTTAAATCCCAGGCGCTGCTGCTCAACTTTAAGCCGACGAGCCGGGTTTCGTGGAATGTGAACTACTACACCGGGCTTGAATCACGCGACACCACGCCGGTGCTCAATCCTGGGGCGCCTCCGTTGCCGACCCAGCCTGGACTTTCAACGGATGTTATCAGTCCGGTGCCACGTGGCCGACTCCACATCCTGGATACCTACGCGACCTGGAACGCCACCGACAAGCTCACCCTGGCGGGTGAATTTGACTATGTCATTTCGCGCACGCAGACCTTTTCGGCTCCATCACGTGTGACAGGTGGGGCGCTCTATGCCCGCTACCAGTTCACTCCAGCACTGGCGCTGGCTGGGCGAGCAGAATATCTCTCAGACCGGGGTGGTCTGTTTTCAGGTGTGACACAGGCACTCAAAGAAACCACACTGACCGGTGAATACAAATTTGCCGATGGATTTCTGGCACGGGCCGAATGGCGACGGGATTTTTCAAATCAACCGTTTTTCCTGACTGCCGTTCCAGGAGTTCTGAAAAAAGAACAGAACACCGCCACGCTGGGTTTGGTGTGGTGGTTTGGACGCAAGCAGGGAAGCTGGTGA
- the kdpF gene encoding K(+)-transporting ATPase subunit F, producing the protein MTFEVILCLVVTIVLLAYLVAALLRPERF; encoded by the coding sequence ATGACTTTCGAAGTGATCCTTTGTCTGGTCGTAACAATTGTGCTGCTGGCCTATCTGGTCGCTGCTTTGTTACGTCCTGAAAGGTTTTGA
- the kdpA gene encoding potassium-transporting ATPase subunit KdpA, with protein sequence MTFNGWFQIGLFFLVIVVLTKPTGLYMARVFAGEATFPDLVLRPVERLIYRLTGVDEKEEMPWTTYALAMLAFSVVSMLVLYALQRLQGVLPLNPQHLAGVAPDLAFNTAASFTTNTNWQAYGGETTMSYFTQMAGLAYQNFVSAAVGIALAVAFIRGLARCESDSLGNFWVDLVRGSLWILLPLSLVMALFLVSQGMVQNLNPYTTVTLVEPQTIQATNPDGSVTTKQITEQVIAQGPVASQVAIKMIGTNGGGFFNANSAHPFENPTPLSNFIEMLAIFVISAGLTYTLGHMTGSPRHGWAVFAAMAVLFLVGVTVAYWAEARGNPLLSGTNQTVSAVQSGGNMEGKEVRFGIANSALFATVTTDASCGAVNSMHDSFTPIGGLVPLANIMLGEVVFGGVGAGMYGILIFVVLTVFIAGLMVGRTPEYLGKKIEAFDVKMAMLAILIVPLIILAFSAISSVSSGPLASIANPGPHGLSEIVYAYTSATGNNGSAFGGISVNTFWYNTTLGFSMLIGRFLIIIPMLALAGNLGRKKSIPPSLGTFPVTTPLFTTLLVSVIVIVGALTFFPMLSLGPIVEDLLMQAGKTF encoded by the coding sequence ATGACGTTCAACGGATGGTTCCAAATCGGGTTGTTTTTTCTCGTGATCGTGGTGTTGACCAAACCCACTGGTCTGTACATGGCCCGTGTTTTTGCTGGTGAGGCAACCTTTCCAGATCTCGTATTGAGGCCGGTGGAACGGCTCATTTACCGGTTGACTGGAGTTGATGAAAAGGAAGAAATGCCCTGGACAACCTATGCGCTGGCCATGCTGGCCTTTAGCGTGGTGTCAATGCTGGTGCTGTATGCCCTGCAGCGTCTCCAGGGAGTGCTCCCACTCAACCCTCAACACCTTGCGGGTGTGGCTCCAGATCTGGCCTTTAATACGGCGGCTTCATTTACAACCAACACCAACTGGCAGGCTTATGGTGGTGAGACCACGATGAGTTATTTTACCCAGATGGCTGGATTGGCCTATCAAAACTTTGTTTCGGCAGCCGTCGGAATTGCGCTGGCGGTGGCATTTATCCGGGGGCTTGCCCGCTGCGAAAGCGATTCGCTCGGCAACTTTTGGGTTGATCTGGTGCGAGGCAGCTTATGGATTTTGCTGCCGCTCAGCCTGGTCATGGCCTTGTTTCTGGTTTCTCAAGGGATGGTTCAAAATCTGAATCCCTACACAACCGTCACGCTGGTTGAACCCCAAACGATTCAGGCGACCAATCCTGATGGCAGCGTGACCACCAAACAAATCACCGAACAGGTCATTGCCCAGGGACCGGTGGCTTCGCAGGTCGCCATAAAAATGATTGGCACCAATGGCGGTGGATTTTTCAATGCCAACAGTGCTCATCCCTTTGAAAACCCGACGCCGCTGTCCAATTTCATTGAAATGCTGGCCATTTTCGTGATTTCAGCCGGATTGACCTATACGCTGGGACATATGACGGGCTCACCGCGCCATGGTTGGGCTGTCTTTGCCGCGATGGCCGTATTGTTTTTGGTCGGGGTAACGGTGGCGTACTGGGCGGAAGCGCGTGGAAATCCACTCCTGTCAGGAACAAACCAGACTGTTTCCGCCGTGCAATCCGGCGGCAATATGGAAGGCAAGGAAGTGCGGTTTGGCATTGCCAACTCAGCACTTTTTGCCACCGTGACCACCGATGCCAGTTGTGGCGCCGTGAACTCCATGCACGACAGCTTTACGCCCATCGGCGGCCTGGTGCCGCTGGCCAATATTATGCTTGGTGAAGTGGTCTTTGGCGGTGTCGGCGCCGGAATGTACGGCATCCTGATTTTTGTCGTGCTCACGGTGTTTATCGCCGGACTGATGGTCGGGCGAACACCGGAATACCTGGGCAAAAAGATCGAAGCCTTTGATGTGAAAATGGCCATGCTGGCGATATTGATTGTTCCGCTGATCATTCTGGCTTTTTCGGCTATTTCCAGTGTCAGTTCGGGACCGCTGGCTTCGATTGCCAATCCGGGACCACACGGGCTGAGTGAAATTGTATATGCCTACACATCGGCGACCGGCAACAATGGGTCAGCATTCGGCGGAATCAGCGTCAATACCTTCTGGTACAACACCACGCTTGGGTTCTCGATGTTGATCGGACGGTTTCTTATCATCATTCCGATGCTGGCTCTGGCTGGAAATCTGGGTCGGAAAAAATCAATTCCTCCATCACTTGGCACTTTCCCGGTTACAACACCGCTGTTCACCACGCTGCTGGTCAGTGTGATTGTGATCGTTGGGGCATTGACCTTCTTTCCAATGTTGAGCCTGGGGCCAATTGTCGAAGATTTGCTGATGCAGGCGGGGAAGACTTTTTAG